A window of the Phragmites australis chromosome 20, lpPhrAust1.1, whole genome shotgun sequence genome harbors these coding sequences:
- the LOC133901959 gene encoding uncharacterized protein LOC133901959 isoform X1, which produces METAQEREVRLQGRQAWPFHMMATTSCFDNYSSSSGGGGGDCFVLGWEQPLFGCSFGVLAAADVHELFPLFAGMESPLPVSSALAVPPPPAQDAVAMPEELDDLLLDFWDASCHDGDVDERQVQVAFNSSCFMQHEKSCTATATATTNSSFHYDDDPLSSIFSAGPAVPDQALLQAPAEPLSSSSSNCHADPHVGDSSGTPAATPSAARAPPMPRSSSSLKRSTREGAGLVLSRRARAHSFVRANHAARANRRRRWSLRRGVGSGGVQPERRQAEEDRVAVAVAGDRGGVPVRAAEARRAGRRRDAGGHQRAHPHAPRAARAAPRGRVRVRAARVRGPAGHLGQGRLQLHPAAHPRPRHHNHHKNARLTRLHVSCVRPSI; this is translated from the exons ATGGAGACAGCCCAGGAAAGGGAGGTGCGGCTGCAGGGGAGGCAGGCGTGGCCTTTCCACATGATGGCGACCACCAGTTGCTTCGACAACTACAGCAGcagtagcggcggcggcggcggcgactgtTTCGTGCTCGGGTGGGAGCAGCCGCTGTTTGGCTGCAGCTTCGGggtcctcgccgccgccgacgtccACGAGCTCTTCCCCCTCT TTGCAGGCATGGAGTCACCGTTGCCGGTGTCGTCGGCGCTGGCCGTCCCCCCGCCGCCGGCGCAGGACGCGGTGGCGATGCCCGAGGAGCTGGACGATCTTCTCCTG GATTTCTGGGACGCGAGCTGCCACGACGGCGACGTGGACGAGCGGCAGGTGCAGGTCGCTTTCAATTCCAGCTGCTTCATGCAGCACGAGAAGAGctgcaccgccaccgccaccgccaccaccaactCCTCCTTCCACT atgatgatgacccCTTGAGCTCCATTTTCTCGGCGGGGCCTGCGGTGCCAGACCAAGCCCTGCTCCAGGCCCCGGCGGAGCCCCTCAGCTCGTCCTCGTCCAACTGCCACGCGGACCCACACGTCGGGGACTCGAGCGGGACCCCCGCTGCCACGCCGAGTGCCGCGCGGGCCCCGCCGATGCCGAGGAGCTCCTCCTCGCTGAAACGCTCGACACGCGAAGGTGCGGGCCTCGTCTTGTCACGGCGCGCACGCGCGCACAGTTTCGTTCGCGCCAACCATGCTGCTCGTGCTAACCGACGCCGTCGTTGGTCTTTGCGCAGAGGAGTCGGATCAGGCGGAGTGCAGCCAGAGCGACGGCAAGCGGAGGAAGACCgagtcgccgtcgccgtcgccggcgacaGGGGTGGTGTGCCCGTTCGCGCTGCTGAAGCCCGACGGGCTGGACGGCGGCGCGACGCTGGCGGACATCAACGCGCGCATCCTCATGCGCCCCGCGCGGCCCGTGCGGCACCCCGTGGGCGAGTTCGCGTGCGCGCCGCGCGTGTCCGCGGACCAGCCGGGCATCTCGGGCAAGGCCGTCTCCAGCTTCACCCGGCTGCACACCCCCGGCCGCGGCACCATAACCATCATAAGAACGCGAGGCTGACACGACTACATGTGTCATGTGTTCGTCCAAGTATCTAG
- the LOC133901959 gene encoding uncharacterized protein LOC133901959 isoform X2, whose translation METAQEREVRLQGRQAWPFHMMATTSCFDNYSSSSGGGGGDCFVLGWEQPLFGCSFGVLAAADVHELFPLFAGMESPLPVSSALAVPPPPAQDAVAMPEELDDLLLDFWDASCHDGDVDERQVQVAFNSSCFMQHEKSCTATATATTNSSFHYDDDPLSSIFSAGPAVPDQALLQAPAEPLSSSSSNCHADPHVGDSSGTPAATPSAARAPPMPRSSSSLKRSTREEESDQAECSQSDGKRRKTESPSPSPATGVVCPFALLKPDGLDGGATLADINARILMRPARPVRHPVGEFACAPRVSADQPGISGKAVSSFTRLHTPGRGTITIIRTRG comes from the exons ATGGAGACAGCCCAGGAAAGGGAGGTGCGGCTGCAGGGGAGGCAGGCGTGGCCTTTCCACATGATGGCGACCACCAGTTGCTTCGACAACTACAGCAGcagtagcggcggcggcggcggcgactgtTTCGTGCTCGGGTGGGAGCAGCCGCTGTTTGGCTGCAGCTTCGGggtcctcgccgccgccgacgtccACGAGCTCTTCCCCCTCT TTGCAGGCATGGAGTCACCGTTGCCGGTGTCGTCGGCGCTGGCCGTCCCCCCGCCGCCGGCGCAGGACGCGGTGGCGATGCCCGAGGAGCTGGACGATCTTCTCCTG GATTTCTGGGACGCGAGCTGCCACGACGGCGACGTGGACGAGCGGCAGGTGCAGGTCGCTTTCAATTCCAGCTGCTTCATGCAGCACGAGAAGAGctgcaccgccaccgccaccgccaccaccaactCCTCCTTCCACT atgatgatgacccCTTGAGCTCCATTTTCTCGGCGGGGCCTGCGGTGCCAGACCAAGCCCTGCTCCAGGCCCCGGCGGAGCCCCTCAGCTCGTCCTCGTCCAACTGCCACGCGGACCCACACGTCGGGGACTCGAGCGGGACCCCCGCTGCCACGCCGAGTGCCGCGCGGGCCCCGCCGATGCCGAGGAGCTCCTCCTCGCTGAAACGCTCGACACGCGAAG AGGAGTCGGATCAGGCGGAGTGCAGCCAGAGCGACGGCAAGCGGAGGAAGACCgagtcgccgtcgccgtcgccggcgacaGGGGTGGTGTGCCCGTTCGCGCTGCTGAAGCCCGACGGGCTGGACGGCGGCGCGACGCTGGCGGACATCAACGCGCGCATCCTCATGCGCCCCGCGCGGCCCGTGCGGCACCCCGTGGGCGAGTTCGCGTGCGCGCCGCGCGTGTCCGCGGACCAGCCGGGCATCTCGGGCAAGGCCGTCTCCAGCTTCACCCGGCTGCACACCCCCGGCCGCGGCACCATAACCATCATAAGAACGCGAGGCTGA